One genomic window of Thalassoroseus pseudoceratinae includes the following:
- a CDS encoding FAD-dependent oxidoreductase: protein MTYRTDLETAFPTLSADEMSCLEQLGRVRSFADGEALFSSGDKDFSFFAVKSGAVVIIEDSTGQAHEVVTHLANTFTGDVDLLTGRPTVVSAVSRGGCEVIEVDAKRIRRMLNEIPSLSDKLLEAFQTRRNLLELTEFQGIRVVGEPHSKEALRLREFFYKNNVPHTFFECDTDDGRRLLTEFDATPQDTPILACSARVVRQPSLATVAECLGISREIPDELYDVLIVGAGPAGLAAAVYGASEGLKTLVVDRVGPGGQAGQSSKIENYMGFPSGLPGAELAHRGYLQALKFGAEFTAPVSVVSMTTQTNGEHHLKFCTGQVVRTKTVLISTGVSYRRMPIENCERFEGSGIYYSATSVEARVCQDGTAIVVGGGNSAGQAAMFLARHAQRVKILLRGDNLRKSMSDYLAGRIESAENIDVLLHTEVDKVLGENSLQSIAMRNNKSDARDHIDCAGMFVFVGAKPHTEWLPDSVATDDKGFVLAGPSIQNHELWTLDRPPCELETTSPGVFAAGDVRSGTTKRCAFAVGDGALGITCVNQYLSSL from the coding sequence ATGACCTACCGAACCGATCTCGAAACGGCATTTCCCACGCTATCCGCCGACGAAATGAGTTGCCTGGAGCAACTCGGTCGCGTCCGAAGTTTCGCCGACGGTGAGGCGTTATTTTCGAGTGGTGACAAAGATTTCTCGTTCTTCGCGGTCAAGTCGGGAGCTGTGGTCATCATTGAAGACTCCACGGGGCAAGCCCACGAAGTCGTGACGCATCTCGCGAACACATTCACGGGAGACGTCGATTTGCTCACCGGTCGACCGACGGTTGTTTCGGCTGTGTCGCGGGGCGGGTGTGAGGTGATCGAAGTCGACGCCAAACGTATCCGGCGGATGCTGAACGAAATCCCGTCACTCAGTGATAAACTCCTCGAAGCGTTTCAAACCCGACGAAACCTGCTGGAACTAACCGAGTTTCAGGGCATCCGCGTTGTCGGCGAACCACACTCGAAAGAGGCATTGCGACTCCGCGAGTTTTTCTACAAGAACAACGTGCCGCACACCTTCTTCGAATGTGATACCGACGACGGCCGACGATTGCTCACCGAGTTCGATGCGACTCCGCAAGACACACCGATTCTCGCGTGCAGTGCGCGTGTCGTGCGGCAACCGTCGTTGGCAACGGTCGCGGAGTGCCTGGGGATTTCGCGGGAAATCCCGGACGAATTGTATGACGTTCTGATCGTCGGTGCGGGGCCGGCGGGTTTGGCGGCGGCGGTGTACGGGGCATCCGAAGGACTCAAGACTTTGGTTGTCGATCGCGTCGGACCGGGCGGGCAAGCGGGGCAGAGTTCAAAGATCGAAAACTACATGGGGTTCCCGTCCGGTCTGCCGGGAGCCGAACTGGCCCATCGCGGATACCTGCAAGCACTCAAGTTCGGAGCGGAATTCACCGCCCCGGTTTCCGTCGTGTCGATGACAACTCAAACGAACGGCGAACACCATCTGAAATTCTGCACGGGACAGGTCGTGCGAACCAAGACCGTGCTGATTTCCACCGGCGTGTCTTACCGCCGCATGCCCATCGAGAATTGCGAGCGGTTCGAGGGTTCGGGAATTTACTATTCCGCAACCAGTGTCGAAGCGAGGGTGTGTCAGGATGGAACCGCAATCGTGGTGGGAGGCGGAAATTCGGCGGGACAGGCGGCGATGTTCCTCGCCAGACATGCCCAACGTGTCAAAATTCTGCTGCGTGGCGACAATCTTCGTAAAAGTATGTCCGACTATCTGGCCGGTCGAATCGAATCCGCCGAGAACATCGATGTGTTGCTTCACACCGAAGTGGATAAAGTCCTTGGCGAAAACTCACTTCAATCCATCGCCATGCGGAACAACAAATCCGACGCCCGCGACCACATCGATTGTGCCGGCATGTTCGTTTTCGTCGGAGCCAAACCACACACGGAATGGCTCCCTGATTCCGTCGCCACCGATGACAAAGGTTTCGTCCTCGCTGGGCCGTCGATTCAAAACCACGAACTGTGGACACTCGATCGCCCACCTTGCGAATTGGAAACGACATCGCCCGGTGTGTTCGCCGCGGGAGATGTTCGTAGCGGCACCACAAAACGATGTGCCTTTGCCGTCGGTGATGGAGCACTCGGCATCACCTGTGTGAATCAGTACCTCAGTTCACTGTGA
- a CDS encoding excinuclease ABC subunit UvrC, which yields MADTDDNTQTELPADGHVHGRLSAYAEARELPTEPGVYLMKDSQGRVIYVGKAVNLRSRVLSYFSSQAAVERRTAELVKEIDHIDHIPTDSEVDALLLEARLIKDIQPKFNTDLKDDKTFPYLQITTNEDFPRIEFTRKPETKGVKLYGPFTSAGQLRGTITVLQKIFRFRTCTLDIDEQDERWRWFRPCLLASINQCTAPCNLRISQEDYKRDIARLRMFLDGKKAKVIKELQAEMAAASKELKFEKAARLRDDIKALETIHLRGDLEQHAQPEAFYVDPKKGLKGLQKIFQLPEMPRVIEGMDIAHLQGGETVASLVQFIDGLPFKHGYKRFKIKTVDGVDDFGSMREVVSRRLRRLQQEHGKFPDILLIDGGKGQLNAALGAMETIGVTPPPPFVISLAKREEEVYVPGESEPRKLSRHSFALRLLQYVRDESHRFAQHYHHILRRKSTFGE from the coding sequence ATGGCGGACACGGACGATAATACACAGACGGAATTACCGGCCGACGGGCACGTGCACGGGCGGTTGTCGGCGTACGCCGAAGCCCGGGAACTGCCGACCGAACCTGGCGTGTATCTGATGAAGGACTCTCAGGGCCGTGTGATTTACGTTGGCAAAGCCGTCAATCTTCGTAGTCGCGTGTTGAGTTACTTTTCGTCGCAAGCGGCCGTCGAACGCAGAACGGCGGAGTTGGTCAAGGAAATTGATCACATCGACCATATCCCGACGGATAGCGAAGTCGATGCGCTCTTGCTCGAAGCCCGACTGATCAAAGACATTCAGCCGAAGTTCAACACCGACCTCAAAGACGACAAAACATTTCCGTACTTGCAGATCACCACCAACGAGGATTTTCCCCGCATCGAGTTCACCCGCAAACCGGAAACCAAAGGTGTGAAACTCTACGGCCCGTTCACTAGTGCGGGCCAACTTCGGGGTACGATTACGGTTTTGCAGAAGATCTTTCGCTTCCGCACCTGCACACTGGATATCGACGAGCAGGACGAGCGTTGGCGGTGGTTCCGACCGTGTTTGCTCGCCAGCATCAACCAATGTACCGCACCATGCAATTTGCGGATCAGTCAGGAAGACTACAAACGCGACATCGCCCGACTGCGAATGTTCCTCGATGGCAAGAAAGCCAAGGTCATCAAGGAACTGCAAGCCGAGATGGCGGCGGCCTCCAAGGAACTCAAATTCGAAAAAGCCGCACGCTTACGAGACGACATCAAAGCGTTGGAAACGATTCACCTGCGTGGCGATCTGGAACAACATGCCCAACCCGAGGCGTTTTATGTCGACCCGAAAAAAGGTCTCAAGGGTTTGCAGAAGATCTTCCAACTCCCCGAGATGCCACGCGTGATCGAAGGGATGGATATCGCCCATTTGCAAGGTGGGGAAACCGTCGCGAGCTTGGTGCAATTCATTGATGGTCTGCCGTTCAAGCATGGTTACAAACGGTTCAAAATCAAAACCGTCGACGGCGTGGACGACTTCGGTTCGATGCGGGAAGTCGTGTCCCGCAGACTCCGCCGCCTGCAACAAGAACACGGAAAGTTCCCCGATATTCTGCTCATTGACGGTGGCAAAGGGCAGTTGAATGCGGCACTCGGGGCGATGGAAACCATCGGCGTCACGCCACCACCGCCATTCGTCATCTCGCTCGCCAAACGCGAGGAAGAGGTGTACGTTCCCGGCGAAAGCGAGCCGCGAAAACTCAGTCGGCATTCGTTCGCATTGCGATTGTTGCAGTACGTTCGGGATGAATCACACCGGTTCGCTCAGCATTATCACCACATCCTGCGTCGGAAAAGCACCTTCGGCGAGTGA
- a CDS encoding HpcH/HpaI aldolase family protein yields the protein MQQIRERLQRDELTIIAGVGRAMHHNLLQMIGMQGGFHGVWFDHEHVGFTMPELEVGCLAVRSVGLESFTRIAPTDYALVTKCLEAGTGGVMAAQIFTADQARQFVQWSRFYPHGCRGLNTGGYDGKYATTPPAEFCEQANKNSYIAIQIETLSSVDEVDEIAAIEGVDSLFVGPSDLSQALGVTGQFFHEKCLEAIDRVAAACRNHGKSWGAVCVSPEHGEMLVDKGCRLLSPTNELKMFSAGIASTKNVYSKFF from the coding sequence ATGCAACAAATTCGCGAGCGGCTCCAGCGGGACGAACTAACGATCATTGCCGGTGTCGGACGGGCGATGCACCACAACTTGCTCCAGATGATCGGCATGCAAGGCGGCTTTCACGGCGTGTGGTTCGACCACGAACACGTCGGTTTCACGATGCCGGAATTGGAAGTGGGCTGCTTGGCCGTTCGGAGTGTTGGGTTGGAGTCTTTCACCCGCATTGCCCCCACCGATTACGCCCTGGTGACGAAGTGTCTGGAAGCAGGCACCGGTGGTGTGATGGCGGCTCAGATTTTCACCGCGGACCAAGCCCGACAATTTGTGCAGTGGTCCCGATTTTACCCGCACGGATGTCGCGGGTTGAACACCGGCGGATACGACGGGAAGTACGCGACCACGCCACCGGCGGAATTCTGCGAGCAAGCCAACAAGAATTCCTACATCGCAATTCAGATCGAAACACTGTCATCGGTGGATGAAGTCGACGAAATTGCGGCCATCGAAGGCGTGGATTCCCTGTTCGTCGGGCCGAGTGATCTCAGTCAGGCGCTCGGCGTGACGGGGCAATTCTTCCACGAGAAATGCCTCGAAGCGATCGACCGTGTTGCGGCGGCGTGCCGGAATCATGGCAAGAGTTGGGGGGCAGTTTGCGTGTCTCCGGAACATGGCGAGATGCTCGTCGACAAGGGGTGCCGACTGCTCTCACCAACGAACGAACTGAAAATGTTCTCCGCTGGCATCGCGTCGACGAAGAACGTCTACAGCAAATTCTTTTGA
- a CDS encoding leucine-rich repeat domain-containing protein: MFVRIAIDGFSEGQLVNLPQRLICLGILVVGSGCGGGESPAEPEAATPVAPAERPSTSKSEKPDGSSQTRSVEELRVELGANEKAEFVERGGQIVAVNLYDSGVTDLAPLKGLPLRELDLRGLQVSDLSPLAGMPLEALFAEETQVSDLSPLKGLPLTKLYLSATPVKDLSALEGMSLRELNLVGTSLESLSSLPDTSIGTLWLVDTKVKDLSPLANRSITSLDIQGTLVEDLSPLATMSSLQRLNIIDTPITDLSPLSRLALQRILLTPETIKTGWGVLRDMSSLQVIDTLPLHVIQAENRRPLTAAQFWESHPKLLP; the protein is encoded by the coding sequence ATGTTTGTGCGAATCGCAATTGATGGATTTTCGGAGGGTCAGCTTGTGAATCTGCCGCAGCGGCTTATTTGTCTCGGGATATTGGTGGTTGGTTCGGGATGCGGTGGCGGCGAATCACCAGCCGAACCGGAAGCGGCTACACCAGTCGCACCGGCCGAACGCCCGTCTACGTCGAAGTCGGAGAAGCCGGATGGTTCCTCACAGACGCGTTCGGTGGAGGAATTACGAGTTGAACTAGGAGCCAACGAGAAAGCCGAATTTGTCGAACGGGGCGGGCAGATTGTCGCGGTGAATTTGTACGATTCCGGCGTGACGGATTTGGCCCCATTGAAAGGGTTGCCGCTGCGAGAACTCGACCTGCGTGGATTGCAGGTTTCCGACCTGTCGCCGCTCGCTGGGATGCCGTTGGAAGCGTTATTCGCGGAAGAAACCCAGGTTTCGGATTTATCACCGCTCAAAGGACTACCGCTGACAAAGCTTTACCTCAGTGCAACACCCGTCAAAGATTTGTCGGCACTGGAGGGGATGTCATTGCGAGAACTGAATCTCGTGGGCACATCGCTTGAAAGTTTAAGCAGCCTGCCGGACACCAGTATCGGAACCTTGTGGTTGGTCGACACCAAGGTGAAAGACCTCTCACCGCTCGCGAACCGCTCGATCACCAGTTTGGACATTCAAGGCACGCTCGTCGAAGATTTATCTCCGTTAGCAACGATGTCATCGCTGCAACGATTGAACATCATCGACACGCCAATCACCGATCTTTCTCCGCTTTCACGGTTGGCTCTTCAGCGGATTCTGCTTACGCCAGAGACCATCAAAACCGGTTGGGGCGTCCTGCGAGACATGTCGTCATTGCAGGTGATCGACACGCTACCGCTGCACGTGATTCAAGCGGAAAACCGCCGCCCATTGACGGCGGCACAGTTTTGGGAGAGTCACCCGAAATTATTACCATGA
- a CDS encoding gamma-glutamyl-gamma-aminobutyrate hydrolase family protein: MARKPLIGINADFRPARKDSIPLTWINSGYYDSVTAAGGLPMVIPPLASDDDLRQYLEMLDGLVITGGALDLDPIRLGLEPHPSTRPMPNRREDFDRRLCRLAVEMKIPVLAIGLGMQELNVVCGGTLYQHVTEDVPKAFHHRDTVENCLRHIIDIVPGTRVDKIYGPGEIRVNSQHHMAVDQLAHCFKVSATAGDGVIEAYESISDDWFCLGVQWHPENTTASALDMQVFENFLEACEEPEPALLQMPQRRAA, encoded by the coding sequence ATGGCCCGGAAACCACTGATTGGTATCAACGCTGATTTTCGTCCTGCTCGTAAGGATTCCATTCCACTCACCTGGATCAACTCTGGTTACTACGACTCCGTGACGGCGGCTGGTGGTCTCCCCATGGTGATTCCACCACTGGCCAGCGATGATGACCTGCGACAGTACTTGGAAATGCTGGATGGCTTGGTCATTACCGGTGGTGCATTGGATCTCGATCCAATCCGCCTGGGATTGGAACCTCACCCATCAACCCGACCGATGCCCAATCGCCGGGAAGACTTTGACCGTCGTCTGTGCCGTTTGGCTGTCGAAATGAAAATCCCGGTGCTCGCCATCGGACTGGGGATGCAAGAACTCAACGTTGTTTGCGGAGGAACTCTGTACCAACACGTGACCGAAGACGTTCCGAAGGCGTTCCATCACCGCGATACCGTCGAAAACTGTCTCCGGCACATCATTGATATCGTCCCAGGCACGCGGGTCGACAAGATTTATGGTCCTGGCGAAATCCGTGTGAACAGCCAGCATCATATGGCCGTCGATCAGTTGGCCCATTGTTTCAAAGTCTCCGCAACTGCCGGGGACGGAGTGATCGAAGCTTACGAATCAATCAGCGACGATTGGTTCTGTCTCGGTGTCCAATGGCACCCGGAAAACACAACCGCTTCGGCCCTCGACATGCAGGTCTTCGAGAACTTCCTCGAAGCTTGCGAAGAACCAGAACCGGCTTTGTTGCAAATGCCACAACGTCGGGCGGCTTGA
- a CDS encoding UdgX family uracil-DNA binding protein (This protein belongs to the uracil DNA glycosylase superfamily, members of which act in excision repair of DNA. However, it belongs more specifically to UdgX branch, whose founding member was found to bind uracil in DNA (where it does not belong), without cleaving it, appears to promote DNA repair by a pathway involving RecA, rather than base excision.), with amino-acid sequence MITRSAKFFEEWRAIARELLQSGIRPDDIRWHDRWQKTNTLLFADEESDDLPTREQIAKPFTVSPKFLLLAKKVAAHRDPQRWELLYRVLWRMTHGERHLLDVSSDDDVLSLTKMDAAVRREAHKTKAFVRFRSVQRDGEEYFVAWHRPDHYVLRLTAPFFSRRFPEMRWTILTPYESATWDPTAKELQYGDGVPASEAPSPDELEDLWKTYYGAIFNPARIKLKAMRAEMPMKHWPTLPETKIIPDLLADAPRRVQTMISQTEGFAMSATNFLPETKTLETLAHAAASCEGCDLYKEATQTVFGQGPASARVMMVGECPGDQEDLQGEPFVGPAGQLLNDVLQTVGIDRDLVYITNTVKHFKWEPRGRRRLHKKPGAREIAACKPWLEAEIDVVKPDVVMCLGATAAQAIIGRDFRITRQRGEFVETDWSPLTIATYHPSALLRAPDPDARANMQSAFEADLQKVADKLNGHEAA; translated from the coding sequence ATGATCACGCGGTCGGCAAAGTTCTTTGAAGAGTGGCGGGCTATCGCGCGGGAGCTGCTGCAATCCGGTATTCGCCCCGACGACATTCGTTGGCACGATCGCTGGCAGAAAACCAACACATTGCTATTCGCGGATGAAGAATCGGACGACTTGCCAACCCGCGAGCAGATCGCCAAGCCGTTTACGGTGTCTCCCAAGTTTCTTTTGTTGGCGAAGAAGGTTGCGGCCCATCGAGATCCCCAACGTTGGGAGCTGCTTTATCGTGTTCTCTGGCGAATGACGCACGGGGAGCGGCATCTGCTTGACGTCAGCTCCGATGACGACGTGCTCTCACTGACAAAGATGGACGCAGCCGTCCGCCGAGAAGCTCACAAGACCAAAGCTTTCGTGCGATTTCGTTCGGTGCAGCGGGACGGTGAAGAATATTTTGTCGCTTGGCATCGTCCAGATCATTACGTGTTGCGGCTGACGGCTCCGTTCTTTTCGCGTCGCTTCCCGGAAATGCGTTGGACAATTCTCACACCATACGAATCCGCAACTTGGGACCCCACCGCGAAGGAACTGCAATATGGCGACGGCGTGCCGGCATCGGAAGCTCCGTCGCCAGACGAGTTGGAAGACCTGTGGAAAACCTATTACGGAGCGATCTTCAACCCCGCTCGGATTAAACTGAAAGCGATGCGGGCGGAGATGCCTATGAAGCATTGGCCGACGCTGCCGGAAACCAAAATCATTCCCGATCTGCTCGCCGATGCTCCGCGACGCGTTCAAACAATGATCTCCCAAACCGAAGGATTCGCGATGTCCGCCACGAATTTTCTGCCGGAAACGAAGACCTTGGAAACCCTCGCCCACGCTGCCGCATCGTGTGAAGGCTGCGATCTCTACAAGGAAGCCACGCAGACGGTTTTCGGCCAAGGACCGGCATCGGCACGCGTGATGATGGTCGGCGAATGTCCCGGCGATCAGGAAGACTTGCAGGGTGAACCGTTCGTCGGACCAGCGGGGCAACTCTTAAACGACGTATTGCAAACCGTTGGGATCGATCGCGATTTGGTCTACATCACGAACACCGTCAAACACTTCAAGTGGGAACCGCGTGGTCGCCGACGGCTCCACAAGAAACCGGGAGCCCGTGAAATCGCCGCATGCAAACCGTGGCTGGAAGCAGAGATCGATGTGGTGAAACCGGACGTGGTGATGTGTTTGGGGGCGACGGCGGCTCAAGCGATCATTGGTCGTGACTTTCGCATCACAAGGCAACGAGGTGAATTCGTTGAGACCGATTGGTCACCACTGACGATCGCCACCTACCACCCCTCTGCTCTACTCCGTGCTCCCGACCCCGACGCAAGAGCCAATATGCAATCTGCGTTTGAAGCCGACCTCCAAAAAGTCGCCGACAAATTGAATGGCCATGAAGCAGCATAA
- a CDS encoding putative DNA modification/repair radical SAM protein — MDRNAKLEILADAAKYDASCASSGAKSTRKDSRLGSTEGMGICHSYTPDGRCVSLLKILLTNYCIYDCQYCVNRVTSDTPRARFTPQEVVQLTLDFYRRNYIEGLFLSSGIIVNSDYTMEQLIHVARTLREEHGFGGYIHLKTIPAAADELIEEAGLWADRLSVNIELPTESDLKKLAPEKKKPTITGAMSHIRQRRDEIQSDRKAGFKAPRFAPAGQSTQMIVGATDTPDAGILRTASELYGDHRLRRVYYSAFSPIPHADARLPGLAPPLMREHRLYQADWLMRFYGFNVDEIVDDAQPDLSLEHDPKMAWALRHREFFPVDLNTAPREAILRVPGIGTRNVTRILKMRRWKRIRIEDLKKLRVVMKKTSPFVLADGHNPGLKDLERLDLGRKVQTKHRQLTLFDAAGSALTGEV, encoded by the coding sequence ATGGATCGAAACGCCAAATTGGAAATCCTGGCGGACGCCGCCAAGTACGATGCATCTTGCGCTAGCAGCGGTGCGAAGTCTACGCGGAAAGATAGTCGGCTGGGTAGCACCGAAGGCATGGGGATTTGTCATAGTTATACGCCCGACGGAAGATGTGTCTCGCTGCTAAAAATTCTGCTCACAAACTATTGCATCTACGATTGCCAATACTGCGTGAATCGCGTGACGAGTGACACGCCACGGGCTCGCTTCACACCGCAGGAAGTTGTGCAACTCACGCTCGACTTCTACCGTCGGAATTATATCGAAGGGTTGTTCCTGAGCTCGGGAATTATTGTGAATTCCGACTACACGATGGAACAGCTGATCCATGTCGCTCGCACGTTACGGGAGGAGCATGGGTTTGGTGGTTATATTCATCTCAAGACGATTCCCGCAGCGGCAGACGAGTTGATCGAAGAAGCCGGTTTATGGGCGGATCGGTTGAGTGTGAACATTGAACTGCCGACCGAATCGGACCTCAAGAAACTCGCGCCGGAGAAGAAGAAACCCACGATTACGGGGGCGATGAGTCACATTCGGCAACGACGCGACGAAATTCAGTCCGATCGCAAAGCCGGTTTCAAAGCTCCGCGATTCGCACCCGCCGGACAAAGCACGCAGATGATCGTCGGAGCCACCGATACCCCGGACGCGGGCATTCTGCGAACCGCGAGCGAGTTGTACGGCGATCATCGATTGAGACGCGTGTATTACTCGGCGTTCAGTCCGATTCCGCACGCGGACGCCCGTTTGCCGGGGTTGGCTCCGCCGTTGATGCGGGAACATCGGCTCTATCAAGCGGATTGGCTGATGCGGTTTTACGGCTTCAATGTCGACGAAATTGTCGACGATGCCCAACCCGATTTGAGCTTGGAACACGATCCGAAAATGGCGTGGGCGTTGCGACATCGGGAGTTCTTTCCGGTCGATCTCAATACGGCTCCGCGTGAAGCGATCCTGCGTGTACCCGGTATCGGGACCCGAAACGTCACTCGAATTCTGAAGATGCGACGTTGGAAACGGATCCGCATCGAGGATTTGAAAAAGCTCCGTGTGGTGATGAAGAAAACATCGCCGTTCGTTTTGGCGGATGGGCACAATCCGGGGCTGAAAGACCTTGAGCGTTTGGATCTCGGTCGAAAAGTTCAGACAAAACATCGGCAACTCACGCTGTTCGATGCCGCGGGGTCGGCGTTGACGGGGGAAGTATGA
- a CDS encoding DUF1501 domain-containing protein yields MLSPQFTRRQALTRCGMGFGALFAGQMLAETGSAASTNPLSPKNPHFPVKAKRVIHLFMNGGPSQVDTFDPKPQLTKYHGKKLPIENLKTERPTGAALASPYKFKKYGECGLEVSELFAKTAKNIDDIAVIRSMHADVPNHEPSLMLMNCGDARLIRPSVGSWLTYGLGTENQNLPAFIAMCPGGYPIQESQNWQAGFLPGIYQGTYIDTKHTQIDKLIEHVENKRIAGPEQRRQLDLLQTLNAKYQASRVHDPVVEARIQSFELAYRMQHEAADAFDISREPKHILDAYGPGTQARQILIARRLVERGVRYVQVWHGAGQPWDNHDDIEVNHRRLAKQCDQAIGALLTDLKQRGLLDETLVIWGGEFGRTPVVEMPKKGSNQGKINGRDHNHYGFSMWLAGGGVKGGQAYGATDEFGFKAVENRVHVHDLHATILKLMGFNHEEFTYRYAGRDFRLTDVHGHVVEDLIA; encoded by the coding sequence ATGCTCTCACCACAATTCACTCGTCGTCAAGCGTTAACCCGTTGTGGAATGGGTTTTGGGGCGTTGTTTGCCGGTCAGATGTTGGCGGAAACCGGATCGGCGGCCAGCACGAATCCACTCTCGCCAAAGAACCCGCATTTCCCGGTCAAAGCCAAACGGGTGATTCACCTTTTCATGAACGGTGGACCATCGCAGGTCGACACATTCGATCCGAAACCGCAATTGACGAAGTATCACGGCAAAAAGTTGCCGATCGAGAACCTCAAAACGGAACGGCCGACGGGAGCGGCGTTGGCTTCGCCGTACAAGTTCAAGAAGTACGGCGAGTGCGGATTGGAAGTCAGCGAGCTATTCGCCAAAACTGCTAAGAACATCGACGACATTGCCGTGATTCGTTCCATGCACGCTGATGTGCCCAATCATGAACCTTCACTGATGCTGATGAACTGCGGCGATGCCCGGTTGATTCGCCCAAGTGTCGGTTCGTGGCTCACCTACGGATTGGGAACCGAGAACCAGAACCTGCCAGCGTTTATCGCGATGTGTCCGGGTGGCTATCCGATTCAGGAATCGCAGAACTGGCAAGCCGGTTTCCTGCCGGGTATCTATCAGGGAACGTACATCGACACGAAGCATACGCAGATCGACAAGCTGATCGAACACGTCGAGAACAAACGCATCGCGGGACCGGAACAACGTCGACAACTCGATTTGTTGCAAACGCTCAATGCCAAATATCAAGCGTCGCGAGTTCACGATCCCGTTGTGGAAGCACGCATTCAATCCTTTGAACTTGCCTACCGCATGCAACACGAAGCCGCTGATGCGTTCGATATCTCACGGGAGCCGAAGCACATCCTCGATGCCTACGGCCCTGGCACCCAAGCGAGGCAAATCCTCATTGCCCGCCGACTCGTCGAACGCGGTGTGCGATACGTGCAGGTCTGGCATGGAGCCGGTCAGCCGTGGGACAACCACGACGACATTGAAGTCAATCACCGTCGACTCGCCAAGCAATGCGATCAAGCCATCGGGGCGCTTCTCACCGACCTAAAACAACGCGGATTGCTTGACGAAACGCTCGTGATTTGGGGTGGCGAGTTCGGTCGAACGCCTGTTGTCGAAATGCCGAAGAAGGGCAGTAATCAAGGCAAGATCAACGGTCGCGATCACAACCATTACGGCTTCAGCATGTGGCTCGCCGGTGGTGGTGTGAAAGGTGGGCAAGCCTACGGAGCCACCGACGAATTCGGTTTCAAAGCCGTTGAAAATCGTGTTCACGTTCATGACTTGCACGCGACGATTCTCAAATTGATGGGCTTCAATCACGAAGAATTTACGTACCGCTACGCCGGTCGCGATTTCCGTTTGACCGACGTGCATGGACACGTGGTCGAAGACCTCATCGCGTAA